The following coding sequences are from one Granulicella sp. L56 window:
- a CDS encoding adenylosuccinate synthase, whose amino-acid sequence MSQRKTAVILGAQWGDEGKGKIVDVLSEKFSVVARYAGGHNAGHTVIIKGKKFVLQLIPCGVLRPECKGVIGNGVVFDPMAFLSEVKKLKDAGLKVDGQLFVSNRAQVILPYHRMIELAAETAPGRTKIGTTRRGIGPAYEDKVHRNGLRVVDLLNSALLRTHIKNACDEKNTIAHALFGTEPLDPKEMYEEYARLAEQVAPFVTDTAVMLNHAIKNGEKVMFEGAQGALLDIDHGTYPFVTSSSATSGGAVTGTGVGPTLIGTVIGVTKAYVTRVGEGPFPTEIHDSSADLLRARGQEYGAVTGRPRRCGWLDLPLLRYSNMINGTEWLVVTKMDVMDECDEIPVCTGYKIDGKLTDVIPADMRGFEAIVPVYTTLKGWKASTEGITEFDKLPKLAQDYLHFIEKESGAKIGMVSTGPDRDQTMTIAGFEEALKS is encoded by the coding sequence GTGAGTCAACGCAAAACAGCGGTTATTTTGGGTGCCCAGTGGGGCGATGAAGGCAAAGGCAAGATCGTCGATGTGCTGTCGGAGAAGTTTTCCGTCGTGGCACGGTATGCGGGCGGCCATAATGCCGGGCACACGGTCATCATCAAGGGCAAGAAGTTTGTGCTGCAACTGATCCCCTGCGGCGTGCTGCGTCCGGAGTGCAAGGGCGTGATCGGCAATGGCGTCGTCTTTGACCCGATGGCGTTTTTGAGCGAGGTGAAGAAGCTGAAGGACGCCGGTCTGAAGGTGGATGGCCAGCTCTTTGTCTCGAACCGGGCGCAGGTGATTCTGCCCTACCACCGCATGATCGAGCTGGCCGCTGAGACGGCTCCGGGACGGACGAAGATCGGTACGACTCGGCGCGGCATTGGTCCGGCGTATGAGGACAAGGTCCATCGCAACGGGCTGCGGGTGGTCGATCTGCTGAACTCGGCGCTGCTGCGGACGCACATCAAGAATGCCTGCGACGAGAAGAACACCATTGCTCATGCATTGTTTGGGACCGAGCCTCTCGATCCTAAGGAGATGTATGAGGAGTATGCTCGGCTGGCCGAACAGGTGGCTCCGTTTGTGACGGACACGGCTGTAATGCTCAACCATGCTATTAAAAATGGCGAGAAGGTGATGTTCGAGGGAGCGCAGGGTGCGCTGCTCGATATCGACCATGGGACCTATCCGTTTGTTACCTCGTCGTCGGCTACTTCGGGTGGCGCGGTGACGGGCACGGGAGTCGGGCCTACGCTGATCGGCACCGTGATTGGCGTGACCAAGGCTTATGTGACTCGCGTGGGCGAGGGGCCGTTTCCGACGGAGATTCACGACAGCTCTGCCGACCTGCTGCGTGCTCGCGGACAGGAGTACGGCGCGGTGACGGGCCGTCCGCGGCGCTGCGGCTGGCTAGACCTGCCGTTGCTGCGGTACAGCAACATGATTAATGGCACCGAGTGGCTGGTCGTCACCAAGATGGATGTGATGGACGAGTGCGACGAGATTCCGGTGTGCACGGGCTACAAGATCGACGGCAAGCTGACGGACGTGATTCCGGCGGACATGCGTGGTTTTGAGGCGATTGTGCCGGTGTACACGACGCTGAAGGGCTGGAAGGCTTCGACCGAGGGGATTACGGAGTTCGACAAGCTGCCGAAACTGGCGCAGGATTATCTGCACTTCATCGAGAAGGAGTCGGGCGCGAAGATCGGTATGGTTTCGACCGGGCCGGACCGCGATCAGACGATGACGATTGCAGGGTTTGAGGAAGCGCTGAAGTCTTAG
- a CDS encoding tetratricopeptide repeat protein → MTSLSRFRSPLCGLLVAPFLLLSPSAQGQEQGNAQAMQLMQQGAGAMQQGNTAEAERYFSQATVAAPQFAEGFLDLGLVQLREGKPDAAEASLAKAIALNPELQGAHMFLGIAKYQMREVDEAAANLREEIRLQPQNVEALTWLGIVELGAGNPDQAAAPLDQAVELSPKDANLLYLRARAHSLIAQESYQALYQLDPDSWRVHKALGESYSALRQPEKAVEEFQKAVAKQPDNADLYESLGDEYQKLSRFDDATKAYEQEAKLDPHNGIALYNLGKIDVERGDPAAGIALLRQAIEAHSSPAPSYFYLGLGLSKVGKNEESAKWLEKAMESGPSDFIKQSGYYELSRVYQKLGRRQDSLHALDELKQLKAKQAAAAGQPS, encoded by the coding sequence ATGACCTCTCTCTCCCGATTTCGTAGCCCTCTGTGCGGTCTGCTCGTCGCGCCGTTCCTGTTGCTTTCTCCTTCGGCGCAAGGTCAGGAGCAGGGCAACGCGCAGGCCATGCAACTGATGCAGCAAGGTGCAGGGGCCATGCAGCAGGGCAATACCGCTGAGGCTGAGAGGTACTTTTCGCAGGCGACGGTCGCTGCGCCTCAGTTCGCCGAAGGATTTCTTGATCTGGGGCTGGTTCAATTGCGCGAGGGCAAGCCGGATGCCGCGGAGGCGTCGCTGGCCAAAGCGATTGCGCTGAATCCGGAGCTGCAGGGCGCGCACATGTTTCTGGGCATCGCAAAGTACCAGATGCGCGAGGTGGACGAGGCGGCGGCGAACCTGAGGGAGGAGATCCGGCTTCAGCCGCAGAATGTCGAGGCGTTGACGTGGCTGGGCATCGTGGAGCTGGGCGCGGGGAATCCGGATCAGGCGGCGGCACCGCTCGATCAGGCGGTGGAGCTTTCTCCCAAGGATGCGAACCTGCTTTATCTTCGGGCGCGGGCGCACAGCCTGATCGCGCAGGAGTCGTATCAGGCGCTGTATCAGTTGGACCCCGATTCGTGGCGGGTGCATAAGGCGTTGGGCGAGAGCTATTCGGCGTTGCGGCAGCCGGAGAAGGCGGTGGAGGAGTTTCAGAAGGCGGTGGCAAAGCAGCCTGACAATGCCGATCTCTATGAATCGCTGGGAGATGAGTACCAGAAGCTAAGCCGGTTCGACGACGCGACGAAGGCCTATGAGCAGGAGGCGAAGCTCGATCCGCATAACGGAATCGCCCTTTATAACCTGGGCAAGATCGATGTGGAGCGGGGAGATCCTGCTGCGGGTATTGCCTTGTTGCGGCAGGCGATTGAGGCGCATTCGAGCCCTGCGCCGAGCTATTTTTACCTGGGGCTGGGACTATCGAAGGTGGGCAAGAACGAGGAGTCGGCGAAGTGGCTGGAGAAGGCGATGGAGAGCGGTCCCTCGGACTTCATCAAGCAGAGCGGCTACTACGAACTGTCGCGGGTGTACCAGAAGCTGGGGCGGAGACAGGACTCGCTTCATGCGTTGGATGAGCTGAAGCAGTTGAAGGCGAAACAGGCTGCGGCCGCCGGTCAACCTTCGTAG
- a CDS encoding putative quinol monooxygenase, whose translation MLSFTVRMTFAPDDHAEIVEMLRHLTVASREEPGCVSYIAHFLEGDLGTVLIYEQYADEAALEHHRTTPHFHQYAIGGLYQRMRERQVENLTAVC comes from the coding sequence ATGTTGAGCTTTACAGTACGAATGACGTTTGCGCCGGATGATCACGCGGAGATTGTCGAGATGCTGCGGCATCTGACGGTGGCTTCGCGTGAGGAGCCGGGGTGTGTGAGCTATATCGCCCATTTTCTTGAGGGCGATCTGGGGACGGTGCTGATCTATGAACAGTATGCGGATGAGGCGGCGCTCGAGCACCATAGGACAACGCCGCACTTTCACCAGTATGCGATTGGCGGGCTTTACCAGAGGATGCGCGAGCGGCAGGTGGAGAACCTGACCGCCGTCTGCTGA